In Lacrimispora indolis DSM 755, a genomic segment contains:
- a CDS encoding InlB B-repeat-containing protein gives MKNRKKWKAQTALILAAAMVITMAAPPASMAALNYGDPSIIQFDPQRGPNLSHSTYANVPRYENGISYATGQAGYALTSAPVFSGIETEDRGSGPRPKLPVFQVEWPGYTFDGWYNEDGNKVLNLPYAFPYLSPETYKAVWNGNSSSQFNFTVMHYRDLNAARDSMTDGSNQSAWPSAGDSQAIRFFDDGTWVHPVTANTPVSATYKRNIPGYKLKSVLIKNNKIRRFDDESGAGTLDEAATVNTSTNAIRGYMPNDDLTVAYRYEPDTSKKFTLRVEYVDVDGTAIKTPDAYAYSAETSFSVSPESITAYELIDAEVKSGYGDTDDLSGRGIYSAATAGCGFDEVKDYTGKMPNQMVIITYKYQLDPDYTTHIIVNTVDNHNNILSEPQNLSVSPADPVELTVERKSGYSYPPNITWNGNFTNLALDQTEEKLTFQTDVLGGAVTITYNEDLTDPDYWARIDYYNSANGTLSGDTSPKSFRLNTYSIDELTQNITPSPASHYIFDGWYKANLSGTGKTGARLTGDVELNENLKLIANFEEDPNEWFDLVFVSGSHGSISGTATAHVAKETAWTDLVLPETHADNNYLFAGWYDENGNQVQNSLQILSDQRYTARFTPIAGDDGILSIPDAAGTVAANGTGQIQINGANEERKYVVTDTEGVVISVMTGSQLQNGKFTGLGPCTYYYIYELSLTAAPVAGDLLTDHVDGSLTSQPARVGIVTLGSNYSIANDGNEGRKKITISPAAGDTLYALLDGDENVVLPAGSSDGWLTASGSPSAVVFPDLESGREYTVVAKHLGETEAPSEKLLLGNRILLEESTQTDNRTYTLYITNGGYAAEVIRDGAALEIEEGATQISVRKGDKIRIKAPDITGYNFVKWECLLGSMSIFAAQQNQQVTMPAGDVVLQARYESMTVATASNATVDYSPKNGAFALNKQTDLLEALKLDLIDNTSDPNLLVSGHEVEYTVKFDRRSTPTATVSNAVRAAASVDSEALKIPWVLDISLSRKVDGINKNLPSDGNHTPDIQVYGILDAGILGHMDYQLWKVENGDDDPACTEIIPLGPDLNDPDAGFTGTFLFDANVGDTILLTYSKSYKVTIADTKRGTVASLKVRAGSALEDADGYMDLECLEDYTDPVTGIVYEFAGLGKQAGASATYDVTAPVNKDLQLYAVYEQEDDSLWQAAKKQLEDEIDIANALKNNGTVSEEDRNLLADAIQDAITVRDTLPRPTIEQLNDAYQTLKDIVDGIRNGSGSGGENGSGGENGSGGGNGSGGGNGSGGGSGSGGGSGSGGGSSSGRGSSSGSSGLGPGAYRFGSYKTYTNDVDGYWDNFDAANNGWSFVLSSGTKLKGQWANIRYSHNGTTLIYTYHFDMEGTMDSGWFLDEEGKWYFMSTIHDGWFGRLKTGWHLDENDGRWYYLNLFNGAMLTGWQKIDGEWYYLAPENSRQTWHLDQKTGKWFFADKSERPLGSMYRNEVTPDGYYVEDSGEWIPETP, from the coding sequence ATGAAAAACAGGAAGAAATGGAAAGCACAGACTGCTTTGATACTGGCAGCCGCCATGGTTATTACCATGGCGGCACCGCCCGCGTCAATGGCAGCATTGAATTACGGCGATCCTTCGATCATTCAATTTGATCCTCAGAGGGGGCCGAATCTGTCACATTCCACATATGCGAATGTGCCAAGATACGAAAACGGAATTTCATACGCAACCGGGCAGGCAGGGTATGCCCTGACGTCTGCACCCGTTTTTAGTGGAATTGAAACAGAAGACAGAGGATCCGGGCCAAGGCCCAAGCTGCCGGTATTTCAGGTTGAGTGGCCGGGCTATACCTTTGACGGCTGGTACAATGAAGACGGGAATAAGGTTCTTAATTTGCCTTACGCATTTCCCTATTTGTCACCGGAAACCTATAAAGCGGTGTGGAATGGAAACAGCAGCAGTCAGTTTAATTTTACTGTCATGCATTACCGCGATCTAAATGCGGCAAGAGACAGTATGACGGATGGCAGCAATCAGTCTGCCTGGCCATCAGCCGGCGACAGCCAGGCGATCCGATTTTTTGACGACGGAACCTGGGTCCATCCGGTAACGGCCAATACACCGGTTTCAGCCACATATAAAAGGAATATACCGGGGTATAAATTAAAATCAGTGCTGATTAAAAATAACAAAATCAGAAGATTTGATGATGAGAGCGGGGCAGGAACCCTGGATGAAGCGGCAACTGTCAACACTTCTACCAATGCGATCCGGGGATATATGCCCAATGACGATCTTACGGTTGCTTACCGCTATGAGCCGGATACCAGCAAGAAATTCACGCTGCGTGTGGAATATGTGGACGTAGACGGCACAGCAATAAAAACACCGGATGCTTATGCTTACTCTGCAGAAACTTCATTTTCAGTTTCTCCGGAAAGCATCACGGCATATGAACTTATTGATGCAGAAGTAAAGTCAGGATACGGTGATACGGATGATTTAAGCGGCAGAGGTATTTATTCTGCAGCTACCGCCGGCTGCGGATTTGATGAGGTTAAGGATTATACAGGGAAGATGCCCAATCAGATGGTGATCATTACTTATAAGTATCAGTTAGATCCGGATTACACGACTCATATCATCGTAAATACGGTGGACAATCACAATAACATTCTTTCAGAGCCTCAGAATCTGTCCGTTTCACCGGCTGATCCTGTTGAGCTGACGGTAGAAAGAAAATCAGGATACTCGTATCCGCCCAACATCACATGGAATGGCAATTTCACGAATCTCGCTCTGGATCAGACGGAAGAAAAGCTGACCTTTCAGACCGATGTTCTTGGAGGCGCCGTTACCATTACTTATAACGAAGACTTGACAGATCCCGATTATTGGGCCCGAATTGATTATTATAACAGTGCCAATGGAACTCTGTCCGGAGACACATCTCCCAAGTCCTTCCGCTTGAATACCTATTCAATTGACGAGCTGACTCAGAATATCACCCCGTCACCGGCATCTCACTACATATTTGACGGTTGGTATAAGGCCAATTTAAGTGGAACCGGAAAGACCGGAGCAAGGCTTACCGGTGATGTGGAGTTAAATGAGAACTTAAAGTTAATTGCAAATTTTGAAGAGGATCCTAATGAATGGTTTGATCTGGTCTTTGTATCCGGAAGCCATGGGAGCATTTCAGGAACCGCCACAGCCCATGTGGCTAAGGAGACGGCCTGGACCGATCTTGTGCTTCCTGAAACCCATGCGGACAACAACTATCTTTTTGCCGGTTGGTATGATGAAAATGGAAACCAGGTACAAAACAGCCTTCAGATTCTTTCAGATCAAAGATATACGGCCAGATTTACGCCAATTGCAGGAGACGACGGAATATTAAGTATTCCTGATGCTGCCGGAACCGTAGCAGCGAATGGAACCGGACAAATCCAGATAAATGGTGCAAATGAAGAGCGGAAGTATGTAGTTACGGATACCGAGGGCGTTGTGATATCTGTTATGACAGGTTCCCAGCTGCAAAACGGGAAATTTACAGGACTGGGTCCTTGTACCTATTATTATATTTATGAACTTTCATTAACCGCAGCTCCCGTTGCCGGTGACCTGCTGACCGATCATGTGGATGGATCCCTGACAAGCCAGCCTGCAAGAGTGGGCATTGTTACACTTGGCAGCAACTATTCCATTGCAAATGACGGAAATGAAGGCAGGAAAAAAATTACCATCAGTCCTGCGGCAGGGGATACGCTTTATGCGCTTCTTGATGGCGATGAGAATGTGGTTTTACCCGCCGGATCATCAGACGGCTGGCTGACAGCTTCAGGAAGTCCGTCTGCAGTCGTATTCCCGGATCTGGAATCAGGACGGGAATACACGGTAGTTGCAAAGCATTTGGGAGAGACAGAAGCTCCATCTGAGAAATTATTGCTGGGAAATCGGATCCTTTTAGAAGAATCAACCCAGACAGATAACAGGACTTATACTCTGTATATCACTAACGGAGGCTATGCAGCGGAAGTCATCAGAGATGGTGCAGCCCTGGAGATCGAAGAGGGAGCGACCCAAATAAGCGTCCGCAAAGGAGATAAAATTAGGATAAAAGCTCCGGATATAACCGGATACAACTTTGTAAAGTGGGAGTGCCTGCTTGGTTCTATGTCTATTTTTGCAGCCCAGCAGAATCAACAGGTTACCATGCCGGCCGGTGATGTAGTTCTTCAGGCTCGGTATGAGTCCATGACCGTAGCCACTGCCTCCAATGCAACCGTGGATTATTCACCTAAAAATGGAGCCTTTGCTCTTAATAAACAAACAGATCTGTTGGAAGCTTTAAAGCTGGATCTGATTGATAACACCTCCGATCCGAATTTACTGGTATCAGGACATGAGGTGGAATATACGGTCAAATTTGACCGGAGAAGTACGCCGACTGCCACGGTGTCCAATGCAGTGAGAGCAGCTGCATCAGTGGACAGTGAGGCATTAAAGATCCCCTGGGTTTTAGATATATCATTATCACGAAAGGTGGATGGCATTAATAAGAACCTGCCCTCCGATGGAAACCACACGCCTGATATACAGGTTTATGGAATCCTGGATGCCGGCATTCTGGGCCATATGGATTATCAGTTGTGGAAGGTTGAAAATGGGGATGACGATCCGGCATGCACGGAGATTATCCCCCTGGGACCTGATTTAAATGATCCGGATGCCGGTTTTACCGGTACGTTCCTGTTTGATGCAAATGTGGGAGACACGATTCTATTGACCTATTCCAAATCCTATAAGGTTACCATTGCCGATACAAAACGGGGAACAGTAGCAAGTCTTAAGGTAAGAGCCGGTAGTGCTCTTGAAGATGCGGACGGTTATATGGATCTTGAATGCCTGGAAGACTATACGGATCCGGTTACCGGCATCGTATATGAATTTGCAGGATTGGGAAAACAGGCAGGAGCTTCCGCTACGTATGATGTCACGGCTCCGGTTAACAAAGATCTCCAGCTTTATGCAGTGTATGAACAGGAAGATGATTCCTTGTGGCAGGCAGCAAAAAAACAGCTGGAGGATGAGATCGATATTGCCAATGCTTTGAAAAACAATGGCACGGTAAGTGAGGAAGACAGGAACTTACTGGCTGATGCGATCCAGGATGCAATCACCGTGCGGGATACCCTGCCCCGTCCTACGATTGAACAGCTGAATGATGCTTATCAAACATTAAAGGATATTGTTGACGGAATCAGAAACGGAAGTGGCTCTGGAGGAGAAAACGGCTCCGGAGGAGAAAACGGTTCCGGAGGAGGCAATGGTTCCGGCGGCGGGAATGGCTCTGGAGGAGGAAGTGGTTCCGGCGGCGGAAGCGGTTCCGGTGGCGGAAGCAGCTCCGGCAGAGGAAGCAGTTCCGGAAGCAGCGGCCTTGGACCAGGGGCTTACCGCTTTGGAAGCTATAAAACTTATACAAATGATGTGGATGGCTACTGGGATAATTTTGACGCCGCGAATAATGGCTGGTCCTTTGTTTTAAGCAGCGGAACGAAACTAAAAGGCCAGTGGGCGAATATCCGCTACTCTCATAACGGAACAACGCTGATTTATACATACCATTTTGATATGGAAGGAACAATGGACAGCGGCTGGTTTCTGGATGAAGAAGGAAAATGGTATTTCATGTCCACGATTCACGACGGCTGGTTTGGCCGCCTTAAAACCGGCTGGCATCTTGATGAAAATGACGGAAGATGGTACTACCTAAATCTGTTTAACGGTGCCATGCTTACCGGCTGGCAGAAAATAGACGGTGAATGGTATTATCTGGCACCGGAAAACAGCAGGCAGACATGGCATCTGGATCAGAAAACCGGAAAGTGGTTTTTTGCAGACAAATCAGAACGGCCATTGGGCTCCATGTACCGGAATGAAGTGACACCGGATGGATATTATGTGGAGGACAGCGGGGAATGGATACCGGAGACCCCGTAG
- a CDS encoding 3D domain-containing protein: protein MMTFFLINTFLIFAAQTAGIIDNADESSVRGWALNNSDPNTAAEVKVVITNQANGQVVAELTAAASKYREDLVSHGTGNYGFEIPVPWSSYGDGTYLVEAYSGGQKLSGTKVHPVGDLAAANLQNSGSNLRSLGVFKTTAYCPCRKCSGGWGGRTSTGTIATANHTISVDPRVIPYGSRIMVNGVIYTAEDCGGGVKGNHIDIFFNTHGETRSYGTRSVEAYLVQ from the coding sequence ATGATGACATTTTTTCTGATAAATACATTTCTCATTTTTGCAGCGCAGACCGCTGGCATCATTGACAACGCCGACGAAAGCAGCGTCAGAGGCTGGGCCCTTAACAACTCTGATCCCAATACTGCTGCAGAAGTAAAAGTTGTTATTACCAATCAGGCAAACGGGCAGGTTGTGGCGGAGCTTACTGCCGCTGCCTCCAAATACCGGGAGGATTTAGTATCCCACGGGACCGGAAATTATGGTTTTGAGATACCGGTTCCATGGAGTTCTTACGGAGACGGCACCTACCTGGTAGAAGCCTATTCCGGCGGTCAGAAGCTGTCTGGCACTAAAGTCCACCCTGTGGGCGATCTCGCTGCCGCAAACCTCCAAAACAGCGGTTCTAACCTCCGTTCTCTGGGAGTATTTAAAACCACAGCTTACTGCCCCTGCCGCAAATGCTCCGGAGGGTGGGGCGGACGTACCAGCACAGGAACCATTGCCACTGCAAACCATACCATTTCTGTTGACCCAAGAGTCATTCCCTACGGAAGCCGCATCATGGTCAACGGAGTCATCTATACGGCGGAGGACTGCGGAGGCGGAGTCAAGGGAAACCACATTGATATTTTCTTCAACACCCATGGGGAGACCCGCTCCTATGGCACCAGGAGCGTGGAAGCATATCTGGTTCAATAA
- a CDS encoding 3D domain-containing protein, translating to MKSFSGKKCITGFLTLLCILLLSMSALAAETTGKDQTVNQVQSESSGTDHQTIQTGTENQTAAANTETLPEEIGPGIKKKEPVKPEEPAAPVYEKGESLGFFTATAYCPNSENTGKQGLTYSGTVPKPQHTISADITILPLGTKVMIDGIVYTVEDIGSSVKGNKVDIFFASRAEALDFGRQTKELFAVIEQ from the coding sequence ATGAAAAGTTTTTCAGGGAAGAAATGTATTACCGGATTCCTGACACTTCTTTGTATTCTGCTGTTATCTATGTCTGCACTGGCAGCCGAAACTACGGGAAAAGACCAAACTGTGAATCAAGTACAGTCCGAAAGCTCTGGAACAGATCACCAAACCATACAAACCGGTACCGAAAATCAGACAGCAGCAGCCAATACGGAGACACTTCCTGAGGAAATCGGACCTGGTATCAAGAAAAAGGAACCGGTAAAACCGGAGGAGCCGGCGGCGCCCGTTTATGAAAAAGGAGAATCTCTTGGGTTCTTCACCGCCACTGCATACTGCCCTAACAGCGAAAACACCGGCAAGCAGGGCCTGACCTATTCCGGTACGGTTCCCAAGCCGCAGCATACCATATCCGCAGATATCACCATCCTTCCTCTCGGAACCAAGGTTATGATCGACGGTATCGTCTATACCGTTGAGGATATCGGAAGCAGTGTGAAGGGAAATAAAGTAGATATTTTCTTCGCAAGCCGCGCAGAAGCCCTGGATTTTGGAAGACAGACAAAAGAATTATTTGCAGTCATTGAACAGTAA